One region of Triticum aestivum cultivar Chinese Spring chromosome 6B, IWGSC CS RefSeq v2.1, whole genome shotgun sequence genomic DNA includes:
- the LOC123133122 gene encoding uncharacterized protein isoform X2 — MPAPSAPSSSYAAALALLSLRSPSRLLAAITAKEPELGGDGSEGSVGAGSGSGGAAAVSTRREPARSAPRASQVPPLPPPATFHDKQSKELRLPLLLPHPHWRRRRGENSPPTGALAYRWRSPSAISRLDGAVPPRRRVPVAAAPFGPARLPSGLRQGEEGTWRGRRPRRRCTSCGRPRWWRTCRGGGCGRPRRAGVANGGTSNLSRRATPSSAGASWAMPTTAAARSTPSTPPSASII; from the exons ATGCCGGCTCCCAGTGCTCCCTCCTCTTCCTACGCGGCGGCCCTTGCCCTCCTCTCTCTTCGGTCCCCTTCGCGCCTCCTCGCGGCTATCACAGCCAAGGAGCCCGAGCTCGGCGGCGACGGATCGGAAGGCAGCGTCGGTGCTGGATCTGGGAGtggaggagccgccgccgtctccactCGCCGGGAACCGGCCAGATCCGCCCCACGAGCTTCACAGGTGCCACCCCTTCCGCCACCAGCCACCTTCCATGACAAGCAATCAAAGGAGCTCcgcctccctcttcttcttccccacccCCACTGGCGACGGAGGCGAGGTGAAAATTCCCCACCAACCGGAGCGCTTGCCTACCGATGGAGGTCTCCGTCTGCCATCTCCCGCCTTGACGGCGCCGTCCCGCCGCGGCGGAGGGTCCCTGTGGCGGCTGCTCCCTTTGGCCCAGCCCGCCTCCCGAGCGGTCTCCGCCAAG GTGAAGAAGGTACGTGGCGTGGACGGCGACCGAGGAGGCGGTGTACGAGCTGCGGTAGGCCGCGCTGGTGGAGGACCTGTAGGGGCGGCGGGTGCGGGAGGCCGAGGCGGGCAGGTGTCGCCAATGGCGGGACGAGCAACTTGAGCAGGAGGGCGACGCCAAGCTCGGCTGGGGCCTCCTGGGCGATGCCTACGACCGCTGCGGCGAGGTCTACGCCGAGTACGCCGCCTTCTGCCTCG ATAATTTGA
- the LOC123133122 gene encoding uncharacterized protein isoform X1: MPAPSAPSSSYAAALALLSLRSPSRLLAAITAKEPELGGDGSEGSVGAGSGSGGAAAVSTRREPARSAPRASQVPPLPPPATFHDKQSKELRLPLLLPHPHWRRRRGENSPPTGALAYRWRSPSAISRLDGAVPPRRRVPVAAAPFGPARLPSGLRQGASLSPILWVAWDVACRPEASLPFAASGGEEGTWRGRRPRRRCTSCGRPRWWRTCRGGGCGRPRRAGVANGGTSNLSRRATPSSAGASWAMPTTAAARSTPSTPPSASII, encoded by the exons ATGCCGGCTCCCAGTGCTCCCTCCTCTTCCTACGCGGCGGCCCTTGCCCTCCTCTCTCTTCGGTCCCCTTCGCGCCTCCTCGCGGCTATCACAGCCAAGGAGCCCGAGCTCGGCGGCGACGGATCGGAAGGCAGCGTCGGTGCTGGATCTGGGAGtggaggagccgccgccgtctccactCGCCGGGAACCGGCCAGATCCGCCCCACGAGCTTCACAGGTGCCACCCCTTCCGCCACCAGCCACCTTCCATGACAAGCAATCAAAGGAGCTCcgcctccctcttcttcttccccacccCCACTGGCGACGGAGGCGAGGTGAAAATTCCCCACCAACCGGAGCGCTTGCCTACCGATGGAGGTCTCCGTCTGCCATCTCCCGCCTTGACGGCGCCGTCCCGCCGCGGCGGAGGGTCCCTGTGGCGGCTGCTCCCTTTGGCCCAGCCCGCCTCCCGAGCGGTCTCCGCCAAGGTGCTTCCCTCTCCCCTATCTTGTGGGTTGCGTGGGATGTTGCGTGTAGGCCAGAAGCTTCACTCCCGTTTGCTGCTTCTGGAG GTGAAGAAGGTACGTGGCGTGGACGGCGACCGAGGAGGCGGTGTACGAGCTGCGGTAGGCCGCGCTGGTGGAGGACCTGTAGGGGCGGCGGGTGCGGGAGGCCGAGGCGGGCAGGTGTCGCCAATGGCGGGACGAGCAACTTGAGCAGGAGGGCGACGCCAAGCTCGGCTGGGGCCTCCTGGGCGATGCCTACGACCGCTGCGGCGAGGTCTACGCCGAGTACGCCGCCTTCTGCCTCG ATAATTTGA